In Hippoglossus stenolepis isolate QCI-W04-F060 chromosome 5, HSTE1.2, whole genome shotgun sequence, one genomic interval encodes:
- the LOC118109056 gene encoding aminopeptidase N-like, whose translation MGKSCRVTKLCVLCVVLAMVSVATIVTLWTIALTGGDGGDDVTAPWDRHRLSSALVPEHYNISLWPRLSRDPNSGLYIFTGKSTVEFECVKETELILIHSNKLNYTELSNTHTVRVTATGGGSAPGIKSTWLQTDTQYLVIQLDSELTAGQRYQLYTEFTGELADDLAGFYRSEYEEGGIRKIVATSQMHPTHARKTFPCFDEPAMKAVFYITLTHPPGTVALSNGMEREIVNTTINGVAVTQTTFEPTKRMSTYLLALIVCDYTHLSAAQGDTLIRIWARRSAIDQGQGDYALNVTGPVLDFLQSYYNISYPLSKSDQIALPDFYFGAMENWGLVTYRETNLLYDPLTSSIRNKETTATIIAHELAHMWFGNLVTLRWWNEVWLNEGFASYVSYLGADHAEPAWNLKDLIILDDVHRVFAVDALTSSHPLSSEEDSIILPDQISEQFDVISYSKGAAVLRMLSDFLSESIFVQGLSRYLNHFAYSNTVGNDLWQHLQLVVEANNVSLPGPVCDIMNRWVLQMGFPVVTIDTTTGAVSQKHFLLDPESKVTVESPYRYEWMIPVRWMKSGEVQRDMWWLMEKDAVNLEMRTGGLWILANVNVTGFYRVNYDLGNWERLLAQLDSEHQVIPVNNRAQLVDDAFNLARAQFISTSLALRTTSYLLLETEYMPWQSALDNLQYYDLMLDRTDAYQPMQNYMRKLVTPLFLHFKNITSNWTRVPDGLTDQYNQVNAISMGCRTGLTECQNLTTAWFKQWMENPRDNPIHPNLRTTVYCSAVAAGDEAEWEFGWSQFKNATLASEASKLMSALACTKNKQLLQRFLSHTLNPAMIRKQDATSVITSVASNREGQSLAWDFVRDQWEYMFTQYGVGSFSFASMISGVTMRFSTAAELQQLEEFVEQNSAAGFGSATLAVEQAVERTRANIKWLQLNQQEILHWFNSQS comes from the exons ATGGGGAAAAGCTGCCGAGTCACAAAGTTGTGTGTTCTGTGCGTGGTCTTGGCAATGGTCTCCGTGGCGACCATTGTCACGCTGTGGACTATTGCCCTGACGGGGGGAGACGGGGGTGATGACGTCACAGCTCCTTGGGACAG GCATCGTCTCTCCAGCGCTCTGGTCCCTGAACATTACAACATCAGCCTGTGGCCTCGTCTCAGCCGTGACCCAAACTCTGGCCTCTACATTTTTACAG GAAAATCCACTGTtgagtttgagtgtgtgaaagaaacCGAACTGATCCTGATTCACTCCAACAAGCTGAACTACACCGAgctgagcaacacacacactgtcagagtCACCgctacag GCGGTGGCTCTGCTCCCGGCATCAAGTCCACCTGGTTGCAGACGGACACTCAGTACCTCGTCATCCAGCTGGACAGTGAACTAACTGCAGGACAGAGATATCAGCTGTACACCGAGTTCACAGGAGAACTCGCTGACGACTTGGCAGGATTCTACAGGAGCGAGTACGAGGAGGGCGGAATCAGAAA GATCGTCGCCACGTCTCAGATGCATCCGACTCACGCCAGAAAAACCTTCCCCTGTTTCGACGAGCCAGCGATGAAAGCTGTTTTCTACATCACGCTCACTCATCCACCGGGAACCGTGGCCCTGTCCAACGGGATGGAGAGAG AAATTGTGAACACCACAATTAACGGAGTGGCTGTGACACAGACCACGTTCGAGCCGACCAAGAGAATGTCGACGTATCTGCTCGCCCTCATCGTCTGTGACTACACACACCTCAGTGCTGCACAAGGAGACACTCTG ATCCGTATCTGGGCTCGCAGGTCGGCCATCGATCAGGGACAAGGAGACTACGCCCTCAATGTGACTGGACCTGTGCTGGACTTCCTCCAGTCGTACTATAACATCTCCTACCCGCTGAGCAAGTCAG atCAAATCGCTCTACCCGACTTTTACTTTGGTGCGATGGAGAACTGGGGTTTGGTGACGTACAGAGAAACCAATCTTCTCTACGACCCTCTGACCTCGTCCATCAGAAACAAGGAGACCACTGCCACCATCATCGCTCATGAACTGGCACACATG TGGTTTGGAAACCTGGTGACTCTGCGCTGGTGGAACGAGGTGTGGCTGAACGAGGGCTTCGCTTCCTACGTGTCGTACCTGGGAGCGGATCACGCCGAGCCTGCCTGGAACCTG AAAGACCTGATAATACTTGACGACGTCCACCGAGTGTTTGCGGTGGATGCGTTGACCTCGTctcatcctctgtcctctgaaGAAGACAGCATCATCCTTCCAGACCAGATCAGCGAACAGTTTGACGTCATCTCGTACAGCAAA GGTGCAGCCGTGCTTCGGATGTTGTCTGATTTTCTCTCCGAGTCGATCTTTGTCCAGGGACTCAGT CGATACCTCAATCACTTCGCCTACAGTAACACAGTAGGAAATGACTTGTGGCAACATTTACAACTG GTGGTGGAAGCCAACAACGTGTCACTTCCTGGTCCGGTTTGTGACATCATGAACCGCTGGGTGCTCCAGATGGGCTTCCCTGTGGTTACCATAGATACCACCACAGGAGCGGTATCCCAGAAGCACTTTCTGCTGGATCCagagtcaaaggtcacagtggaaTCCCCTTACAG GTACGAGTGGATGATTCCTGTTCGGTGGATGAAGTCCGGTGAAGTCCAGAGAGACATGTGGTGGCTGATGGAAAAGGACG CTGTGAACCTGGAGATGAGGACTGGAGGTCTGTGGATTCTGGCCAACGTCAATGTCACTGGATTTTACCGAGTCAACTACGACCTGGGgaactgggagcggctcctcgCTCAGCTGGACTCAGAGCACCAG GTGATACCGGTGAATAACCGAGCCCAGCTGGTGGACGATGCTTTCAACCTGGCCAG AGCTCAGTTCATCTCCACCTCTCTGGCTCTGAGGACGACCTCCTACCTGCTGCTGGAGACCGAGTACATGCCCTGGCAGTCGGCTCTGGATAATCTGCAGTACTACGACCTCATGCTGGACCGTACTGACGCCTATCAGCCGATGCAG AACTACATGAGGAAGCTGGTGACTCCACTCTTCCTGCACTTTAAGAACATAACATCAAACTGGACCCGTGTTCCTGACGGACTCACTGACCA GTACAACCAGGTCAATGCCATCTCTATGGGCTGCAGGACAGGACTCACAGAATGTCAGAACTTGACCACGGCCTGGTTCAAACAGTGGATGGAAAACCCCAGAGACAATCC GATCCATCCTAACCTGCGTACGACCGTGTACTGCAGCGCTGTGGCGGCAGGCGACGAGGCCGAGTGGGAGTTTGGTTGGTCGCAGTTCAAGAACGCCACATTAGCCAGCGAGGCGAGCAAACTCATGTCTGCACTGGCCTGCACCAAAaacaagcagctgctgcagag GTTTCTGTCTCACACCTTGAATCCAGCTATGATCCGAAAGCAGGACGCCACCTCCGTCATCACGTCTGTCGCCAGCAACAGGGAGGGACAGAGTCTGGCCTGGGACTTTGTCCGGGATCAGTGGGAGTACATGTTCACACA